The Amblyomma americanum isolate KBUSLIRL-KWMA chromosome 3, ASM5285725v1, whole genome shotgun sequence genome window below encodes:
- the LOC144124340 gene encoding chitotriosidase-1-like, with the protein MPQYVEDEQRLLSQRRRHRSRRDPFVKTCIAYFGTACVGFTMLLIGGFVFVIAFDVLKEDYSATAVFPVKVRSQRHKPVPILCHVNVARFYDRAVPYSPTDLPGNYCSHLVLALRGFLSGGSGKPYSTFGLVQSRLIELRDEMNKSFPHLRYLVAAGGENDDSRPASHETPNATVLRTFLAEMVRWLLQIRIHGLVLDRVFLAGSDYRWHTTAFLSHLKKVMHKHGLLFIVTATSDAGTVRGDVRLGRLSKFLDYVGVVTHGMHRAANASDRILVPFYHQRGRKGGGSVEDSIEHAISGGVPRRRLLVTISLSGYVCTVSKLPGKNEVPTWSNARDVRVVSYGEACRLMQQAGWAVSLDRESEKPHAWRNNLWMGYEDEISVRKTASLVDKMFLGGVIIWDVGSDDYSGRCGLMNPLVRAVFTEVEGTPTDDSAASIIPTFNATDGDASIGHILNETNILP; encoded by the coding sequence ATGCCGCAGTACGTGGAAGACGAGCAGAGGCTGCTCTCACAGCGGCGGAGGCACCGCTCGCGTAGGGACCCATTCGTGAAGACATGCATCGCGTACTTTGGCACAGCGTGCGTCGGCTTCACGATGCTGCTAATTGGTGGGTTCGTCTTCGTGATCGCCTTCGACGTCCTCAAGGAGGACTACAGTGCCACTGCCGTTTTTCCAGTCAAGGTCCGCTCGCAGAGGCATAAACCCGTGCCCATCCTGTGCCACGTGAACGTGGCCAGATTCTACGATCGTGCTGTTCCCTACAGCCCTACCGACCTTCCGGGTAACTACTGCTCGCACCTGGTGCTTGCCCTCCGCGGCTTCCTCAGCGGCGGAAGTGGAAAGCCATATAGTACCTTCGGTCTGGTGCAGTCGCGCCTCATCGAGCTGCGCGACGAAATGAACAAAAGCTTCCCGCACCTCAGGTACCTGGTCGCCGCAGGCGGCGAGAATGACGATAGCCGACCAGCCTCCCACGAGACTCCAAACGCCACGGTGCTCAGGACATTCCTGGCAGAGATGGTTCGCTGGCTGCTGCAGATCCGTATCCATGGGCTCGTGCTCGACCGCGTGTTCCTCGCCGGGAGCGACTACCGATGGCATACGACTGCCTTCCTGTCGCACCTCAAGAAAGTCATGCACAAGCACGGCCTCCTCTTTATCGTGACCGCGACGTCGGACGCGGGTACCGTTAGAGGAGACGTCAGGCTTGGCCGACTAAGCAAGTTCCTCGACTACGTTGGCGTAGTGACGCACGGTATGCACCGCGCAGCCAATGCGTCCGACCGCATCCTTGTGCCTTTCTACCATCAGCGTGGCCGCAAAGGTGGCGGAAGCGTGGAGGACTCCATCGAGCACGCGATCTCTGGCGGCGTGCCCCGTAGACGGCTTCTGGTCACCATCTCTCTGTCAGGCTACGTGTGCACCGTATCCAAGCTCCCCGGGAAAAACGAGGTGCCCACATGGAGCAACGCGCGGGATGTTCGCGTCGTGTCCTACGGAGAAGCGTGTCGCCTGATGCAGCAAGCCGGCTGGGCAGTGTCCTTGGACCGCGAGAGCGAGAAGCCCCACGCCTGGCGAAACAACCTATGGATGGGGTACGAGGATGAAATCAGCGTACGCAAGACGGCTTCGCTTGTGGACAAGATGTTCCTCGGAGGAGTCATCATTTGGGACGTTGGAAGCGACGACTACTCGGGGCGCTGCGGACTCATGAACCCGTTGGTGAGGGCCGTCTTCACTGAGGTTGAAGGGACGCCGACTGACGATAGCGCGGCGTCCATTATACCTACGTTCAACGCAACCGACGGTGACGCGAGTATAGGTCACATTCTTAACGAGACAAATATTTTGCCGTGA